The following coding sequences lie in one Prochlorococcus marinus XMU1412 genomic window:
- a CDS encoding FAD-binding domain-containing protein: MSFLLKAQNTWENFAKYKINDYAKLRNFDFGPNNESSVSKLSPFITHRILSEYDLIQDIKNKYKVKNSTKFVEEIFWRVYWKGWMENRPKVWRNFISENNIDFDYELYKSAINGNTELDFFNSWVYELKQYNYLHNHTRMWFASTWIFNLGLPWQLGAKFFFKYLFDGDASSNLLSWRWVGGLQTKGKQYLFSSSNLRKFSNNRFNVEKISNQQIFLEESNQIPFEDEIYKNDMNPKSDNLIMFENDLNLATLKNFLPSYKKVFIILLKNEQRQIKLSESVLKFKQDLVSEFVEQFDNVEQIDPYSLENTFKNTNEIDIIYPGVGENYDFITEFKNLHHKKIFNLVRDEDLFAWKFAKRGFFKFKENIPKINQRILENFSKNNF, from the coding sequence ATGTCATTTTTATTAAAAGCTCAAAATACCTGGGAAAATTTTGCGAAATACAAAATTAATGATTATGCAAAATTAAGAAATTTTGATTTTGGGCCAAATAACGAAAGTTCAGTTTCAAAATTATCGCCTTTCATTACTCATAGAATATTATCGGAGTATGATCTGATCCAGGATATTAAAAATAAGTATAAAGTCAAAAATTCAACTAAATTTGTTGAAGAAATATTTTGGAGAGTTTACTGGAAAGGGTGGATGGAAAATAGACCTAAAGTTTGGAGAAATTTTATTTCAGAAAACAATATCGATTTTGATTATGAGCTATATAAAAGTGCAATTAATGGCAATACAGAATTAGACTTTTTTAATTCTTGGGTCTATGAATTAAAGCAGTACAACTATTTGCATAACCATACAAGAATGTGGTTTGCGAGTACTTGGATATTTAATTTAGGCCTTCCATGGCAATTGGGAGCAAAGTTTTTCTTTAAATATCTTTTTGATGGAGATGCTTCATCTAATCTCCTAAGCTGGAGATGGGTCGGAGGATTGCAAACGAAGGGAAAACAATATCTTTTTTCATCATCAAACCTCAGAAAGTTTTCAAATAATAGATTTAATGTAGAAAAAATAAGTAATCAACAAATTTTTCTTGAAGAATCTAATCAAATACCATTTGAAGATGAGATTTATAAAAATGATATGAATCCTAAATCAGATAATCTGATTATGTTTGAAAATGATCTGAACCTTGCAACCCTTAAAAATTTTCTTCCAAGCTATAAAAAAGTATTTATTATCCTTTTAAAAAATGAACAAAGACAAATTAAATTGTCTGAATCTGTTTTGAAATTTAAACAAGATTTGGTCTCTGAATTTGTAGAGCAATTTGATAATGTTGAACAGATTGATCCTTATTCATTGGAAAATACTTTTAAAAATACCAACGAAATAGACATTATTTATCCTGGAGTGGGAGAAAATTATGATTTCATAACTGAGTTTAAAAATTTACACCATAAAAAAATCTTTAATCTTGTGAGGGATGAAGATTTATTTGCTTGGAAATTTGCTAAAAGAGGGTTTTTTAAATTTAAAGAAAATATTCCAAAAATAAATCAGAGAATATTAGAAAATTTTTCAAAAAATAATTTTTAA